CTCAAAAACCGAACATTCCGGCACTGCGTGCCTCAACCGAACTTGTCGGATCAATGACCGCGATCGAACTGGACGAAATGGACCGTCGCATTCTGAGAGCGCTCCAGGAAGATGGGCGCATCCAGAACGTGGAACTGGCGCAGAAAGTGGGCTTGTCGCCGTCACCGTGCCTGCGTCGGGTCAGGCAGCTGGAACAGGCTGGGGTCATCGAGCGCTACGCGGCGCTGCTCGACGCCTCGAAGATCGGCGCGGGGTTGACCGTGTTCGTCCGTATCTGGCTGACGAGCCAGGACGCGAAAACCGTCGACCGTTTCACCGAGGCGGTTCAACGGCTGCCACAGGTGCTCGAGTGCCACTTGATGGCGGGCGATTGCGATTGCCTGCTGCGGGTCGTGACCGCCGACATCGACGCCTATCGAAAACTCCAGATCGACCACTTGACCCGGATCGAAGGCGTGCAGAGCGTGAAGACCGAGATTCCGATGCAGAAGATCAAGCAGACTTCCGTGCTGCCACTTTGAGCGTGCGCGGCGCTGCGCGCCCCGGATAGCGGGGTATCGCCGACGACGGCGGGTCGGTAACCCGCCGCAGCGAGATCGATCGGTTCCTGTCGAACCGGAACTCGTGTCGGCGATCAAGTGGCATGTATCGGATCATCACGGGCGACCGGATAAATGCGCGTATCCGTTCGCGGAGCCATGCCGCTTCCGCGAACGGCATTCGCGTCAGAAATGATGCAGCAGCGCGATGCGCGCGACATATTGATTCGGGCCCGACGAGATATCGGCGGCGCCTGGAATGTACGCGTAATCGAAGTCGGTGCCCGTGTGTGCGCTCATTGCATGCTGATAGACGCCTTCAACGAATACCGACGTGCGTTTCGACAAGTCGTAGTTCAACTTCGTGCTCAGTTGATGCCACTTCGGATTGAACGCGCCGACCGTCGACGCGACGCGGGTCCGGGTGTACGTATATGCCGCGCCGACGTAGAACGCGGTCGTGAAGTGATAGAGGCCGTTCACCTCGAAGTTGTCGAACTTCCACGATTTCCACGCGCCACCCGCCGGCTGCGTCGTACCGGTGAAATACGCATTCGAAGTCGGATCGTAGACATCGACGTGCGAATACGTGAACCCCACCAGCGCATTCGAGAATGCGTAATTCACGCCAATGCCGATGTTCTGCTGCGACGATGCATCGAACGTGTTGTCTCCGGTGATCGCGCCGGTCGAATCGGCATTGCGTGCGTTATTGATCTTCAGATACGACGCGCCGACCGTTAGGCCGCCCTGCTGGTACTGCAGCCCGGCGCCATACAGGCGGTTGTTCGCGAAGCCGCCCGCCTGATTGCTGAATCCATACATCGCCTCCGCGGTCACGCCGTGCCATACCGGCGACACGTACTTGGCCGCGTTATT
This is a stretch of genomic DNA from Burkholderia cenocepacia. It encodes these proteins:
- a CDS encoding Lrp/AsnC family transcriptional regulator, with amino-acid sequence MELDEMDRRILRALQEDGRIQNVELAQKVGLSPSPCLRRVRQLEQAGVIERYAALLDASKIGAGLTVFVRIWLTSQDAKTVDRFTEAVQRLPQVLECHLMAGDCDCLLRVVTADIDAYRKLQIDHLTRIEGVQSVKTEIPMQKIKQTSVLPL
- a CDS encoding porin — encoded protein: MNKRWGTIAPAALLAAAAHAQSSVTLYGKIEDGINYTSNARGHGTVQLQSGYDYGSRWGIKGTEDLGAGYQAIFTLESGFDVNTGKMNQGGREFGRQAFVGIASDRYGTLTFGRQYDPSVDIFSPLTANGNWTGYLFSHPYDNDNTDYSFRVNNAAKYVSPVWHGVTAEAMYGFSNQAGGFANNRLYGAGLQYQQGGLTVGASYLKINNARNADSTGAITGDNTFDASSQQNIGIGVNYAFSNALVGFTYSHVDVYDPTSNAYFTGTTQPAGGAWKSWKFDNFEVNGLYHFTTAFYVGAAYTYTRTRVASTVGAFNPKWHQLSTKLNYDLSKRTSVFVEGVYQHAMSAHTGTDFDYAYIPGAADISSGPNQYVARIALLHHF